The genomic DNA CGGTGCCGTGGCCCAGACCGTCGCCTATGAACTGCCGCTCCGCTACAAGAGCCATCTCCGCACGCACGAGAAGGAGAGCATCGCGCAGACCGCGGCGGGGCTCGTCACCCCCGGCATGGTAGTCGGCCTCTCCGGAGGCACGACGACCACCGCCATCGCGGCCGCGCTCGCCGCCCGCGAGGACCTGGCGGCGGAGGGCGGGATCACGGTGGTCACCAATGCCGTGAACATCGCCGCCCAGCTCGCGACCCGGCCGGAGATGAAGGTGGTCGTCACGGGCGGGGTCATCCACTCGCGCACCTACGAGCTCGTCGGCCCGTTCGTCGAGCAGCTCCTCCGCGGGGTGCGGCTGGACCTCGCGTTCATCGGCGTGAACGGGATGGACGCGGCAGCCGGGGCGACCACGCAGGACGAGCGCGAGGCGGCGGTGAACCGGATGATGGCGGAGCGGGCGCGGCGGGCGGTCGTCGTGACCGACGGCAGCAAGCTCGGGGCCGAGGCCTTCTCCACCGTCGGCGGGGCGGAGCTCTTCGCCACGGTCATCACGGATCGAGGGGCCGACGGGGCCGCCGTCGACGCGCTGCGCGCTGCGGGCTACACGGTCCTGCTCGCCTGAGGCCTCAGGCCGCACGCGGACGCCCCGAGGGCCTCGGCGTCCCCAGATCGCCGAGGCCCTGCGGGAGCATCGCGGCTGCATACCGCGACGCTCCCGGAGCAGATGGTGTCCGTCTCGTCTTCCCGCTCCCCAGCGGCGTTTCCCCAGAACCGACGGCGCCTCCCTCGTGCCTCTCCCTTCGAGGCCTTTCGCTCGACACCTTCCGAAGAACAGGAGAAGGCGGGTGCGATTCTGATACCCCGATCCGGGAAAAAAGTCAGAATCCGTTGCCGTGACACTGGAACGGGGCGGAAACCCCCGTCCTGAGCGCGGCGCTCGCCAGGGCGTCGGCGGGGGACGCGCCGCCGGCGAGGCCCTCGTGGACCGCCGTCAGGAGCTCGCACGCGTCGTCGTCCGGCACCGTGACGGGAGCCGCGATCACCGCCTCCGCGCCCGCGTGCAACCACACGCGCGTCATGCCCAGGGCCTCCTCGCCCCAGCGCACGGAGGACCGACCCAGCTCGCACGCCGAGAGGATCACGGTCCGCGGCACCCGGTCGATGAGGTCGACGTCGTAGCCGAAGAGCACGCCGTCGGCGAGTTCGAACCCGGAGAACAGCGGATTGTCGACCGCGTGACGCCCGTGCGCGGCGATATGGAGCACGTCGACGGAGGCCGCCAGCGCGGTGACGGCGCTCACGGTCGCGGTGGTGTCCTGCAGCGTCCGGGTCGTTCCCCGTCCCGCCCACGACTCCGCCGCGCGCTGGACCTCTTCCGCCGCCCGCGGCACGC from Microbacterium paraoxydans includes the following:
- a CDS encoding DeoR/GlpR family DNA-binding transcription regulator, coding for MKRAARLHAILDLLAADGEVTVEELVERFGASPATTRRDLDSLAEQRLLTRTHGGAVAQTVAYELPLRYKSHLRTHEKESIAQTAAGLVTPGMVVGLSGGTTTTAIAAALAAREDLAAEGGITVVTNAVNIAAQLATRPEMKVVVTGGVIHSRTYELVGPFVEQLLRGVRLDLAFIGVNGMDAAAGATTQDEREAAVNRMMAERARRAVVVTDGSKLGAEAFSTVGGAELFATVITDRGADGAAVDALRAAGYTVLLA